In a genomic window of Telopea speciosissima isolate NSW1024214 ecotype Mountain lineage chromosome 5, Tspe_v1, whole genome shotgun sequence:
- the LOC122662994 gene encoding uncharacterized mitochondrial protein AtMg00810-like has product MSDFLLRLGFHGSKTDTSLFIRHTGRHVCYILIYVNDIIITGSDTDMVTSLRQQLSREFSIKDLGKLHFFLGIEVVPHSRGLVLTQSRYISDLLKRTGMVDCKSVKTPMATSVKLSDSGGALMSDPTTYWSVVGALQYVTLTQLDVSFLVNWVCQFMHAPMEDHWQLVKRILHYLSSTWSHRILIKRSPVHSLQAFSDADWAGDTADRKSIGGFATYLGPNLISWTSRKQRTMARSSTEAEYKALADASAELV; this is encoded by the coding sequence ATGTCTGACTTTCTTCTTCGACTTGGCTTTCATGGCTCCAAGACTGACACTTCACTATTTATTCGACATACGGGCCGTCATGTCTGCTATATTCTTATCTACGTTAATGACATTATAATAACAGGCAGTGACACTGACATGGTTACATCTCTCCGCCAACAACTATCTAGGGAATTCTCCATCAAAGATCTTGGCAAGCTCCattttttcttgggtattgaagttgttCCTCATTCCCGTGGGCTAGTCTTGACCCAATCTCGATATATTTCTGATCTCTTAAAGCGCACTGGTATGGTTGATTGCAAGTCGGTCAAGACACCTATGGCCACATCAGTTAAGCTTTCGGATTCAGGGGGTGCTCTCATGTCTGACCCCACTACATATTGGTCTGTTGTTGGTGCTCTTCAATATGTCACCCTCACTCAATTGGATGTTAGCTTTTTAGTCAATTGGGtttgtcaatttatgcatgctcccatgGAGGACCACTGGCAACTTGTCAAACGTATTCTTCATTATCTCAGTAGTACTTGGTCACATAGAATTCTTATTAAGCGCTCTCCTGTTCACTCTCTTCAGGCcttctctgatgctgactgggctggtgaCACTGCTGATCGTAAGTCCATAGGGGGATTTGCAACCTATCTTGGTCCCAATTTAATTTCTTGGACCTCTAGGAAACAAAGAACTATGGCACGCTCCTCAACCGAGGCAGAGTACAAAGCCCTGGCAGATGCATCGGCTGAGCTAGTCTAG